A single region of the Gephyromycinifex aptenodytis genome encodes:
- a CDS encoding methyl-accepting chemotaxis protein yields MSTAVAQTAPAAEKGTRKGLGVRGKILLVGLLGILASVLIGTIALVNVGRINSAAEEMRNLEGLQAKVQDIRFLNGDVSGWQLGAAWTANKVGGAEAASPEKKYRKNFLAAGEVLKETMAKTPVDRMTAEEKANFDKLGQAWDQYFAYDLEIAKEWAKDNDAGVAAGDKIMMEKSLPLYGDILDATDAIAASVDSRSAAAAQRASDAASAARWAMLIVMPLALLAITLLALRIARAFLESIKSVRDSLLALGQGDLTVPAHAGSDDEIGQMAMAAEEARDSMRRVIGDVSNASTTVASASEELSATARGMGAGAATSAGQLDRVTESSEVVSSNIQTVAAGTEEMTASIREISKSANDAAGVAASAVAVADQTNATVAKLGESSIEIGNVIKTITSIAEQTNLLALNATIEAARAGEAGKGFAVVANEVKDLAQETSKATEDIGSRVEAIQADTQAAVAAISQISSIIAQINDTQATIASAVEEQTATTNEMGRNVQDAATGAGEISKNVSHAAQQAAAARGSAESMAQASSELAERASDLRALVERFQY; encoded by the coding sequence GTGAGCACCGCAGTCGCGCAAACGGCCCCAGCGGCCGAGAAGGGTACCCGTAAAGGGTTGGGGGTGCGCGGGAAGATTCTGCTTGTGGGTCTCCTGGGTATCCTGGCGAGCGTCCTCATCGGCACTATCGCGCTCGTGAACGTCGGCCGCATAAACTCGGCGGCCGAGGAGATGCGAAACCTGGAGGGGCTGCAGGCCAAAGTCCAGGACATCCGCTTCCTCAACGGTGATGTGAGCGGTTGGCAGCTCGGCGCGGCTTGGACAGCCAACAAGGTCGGCGGCGCCGAGGCAGCGAGCCCGGAGAAGAAGTACCGCAAGAACTTCCTGGCCGCAGGCGAAGTCCTCAAGGAGACGATGGCTAAGACCCCCGTCGACCGGATGACCGCAGAAGAGAAGGCCAACTTCGACAAGCTGGGTCAGGCCTGGGATCAGTACTTCGCCTACGACCTCGAGATCGCCAAGGAATGGGCCAAAGACAACGACGCGGGCGTTGCTGCCGGCGACAAAATCATGATGGAGAAGTCGCTGCCGCTGTACGGCGACATCCTGGATGCCACCGACGCTATCGCGGCCTCGGTCGACAGTCGTAGCGCTGCCGCCGCCCAGCGCGCCAGTGATGCTGCTTCCGCAGCACGTTGGGCGATGCTCATCGTCATGCCCTTGGCTCTGCTCGCGATCACCCTCCTCGCCCTGCGCATCGCCCGTGCCTTCCTGGAGTCCATCAAGTCAGTGCGTGACTCGCTGCTGGCCCTGGGTCAGGGCGACCTGACCGTGCCGGCGCATGCCGGCTCCGATGATGAGATCGGCCAGATGGCGATGGCTGCCGAAGAAGCGCGCGATTCCATGCGCCGAGTGATCGGCGACGTCAGTAACGCCTCGACCACGGTCGCTTCTGCCTCTGAGGAGCTCAGCGCCACCGCCCGGGGGATGGGCGCTGGTGCCGCGACCTCTGCCGGACAGCTTGACCGGGTCACCGAATCCTCCGAAGTGGTGTCCAGCAACATTCAGACGGTTGCGGCTGGTACTGAGGAGATGACGGCTTCGATTCGGGAGATTTCGAAGTCGGCGAATGATGCTGCTGGGGTTGCTGCTTCGGCGGTGGCGGTGGCGGATCAGACGAATGCGACGGTGGCGAAGTTGGGTGAGTCCAGTATTGAGATCGGGAATGTCATCAAGACGATCACGAGTATTGCTGAGCAGACGAACCTGTTGGCGTTGAACGCCACGATCGAGGCTGCCCGTGCTGGTGAGGCTGGTAAGGGTTTCGCGGTGGTGGCGAATGAGGTGAAGGATTTGGCGCAGGAGACGAGTAAGGCCACTGAGGACATCGGTTCGCGGGTGGAGGCTATTCAGGCTGATACTCAGGCTGCGGTGGCGGCGATCAGTCAGATTTCTTCGATCATTGCTCAGATCAACGACACTCAGGCCACGATCGCTTCGGCGGTGGAGGAGCAGACGGCGACCACGAACGAGATGGGCCGCAACGTCCAAGACGCCGCCACCGGAGCCGGGGAAATATCCAAAAACGTCTCGCATGCAGCTCAGCAGGCAGCCGCCGCCCGCGGCTCCGCAGAGAGCATGGCGCAGGCTTCGAGCGAACTGGCCGAGCGGGCATCTGACCTGCGAGCGCTCGTCGAACGCTTCCAGTACTGA
- a CDS encoding chemotaxis protein CheX, whose amino-acid sequence MHLDSEDVAQIVNEVWSSMLGLPVEALALETPPTIDGGAVAGSVGVSGATECLICVEMSADAARLFGATMFGLDEADASNDDISDAIGELTNMVGGNIKSLLPEPSSLSLPVVAQGTSPTLKVPSAKKMLDATYMCGEYPLIVTVWNRVT is encoded by the coding sequence ATGCACCTGGACAGCGAGGACGTCGCTCAGATCGTGAACGAGGTATGGAGCTCGATGCTTGGCCTGCCTGTAGAGGCGCTGGCACTCGAGACTCCGCCCACCATCGACGGCGGCGCCGTTGCAGGCTCGGTTGGCGTCAGCGGCGCGACCGAATGCCTCATCTGCGTCGAAATGAGCGCGGATGCAGCGCGCTTGTTCGGCGCGACGATGTTCGGCCTCGACGAGGCAGATGCGAGCAACGACGACATATCGGATGCAATCGGCGAGCTCACCAACATGGTGGGCGGCAACATCAAAAGCCTGCTGCCGGAGCCCAGTTCCCTGTCGCTGCCGGTGGTGGCGCAGGGCACCAGCCCCACGTTGAAGGTGCCGTCGGCCAAGAAGATGCTCGACGCGACCTACATGTGCGGGGAGTACCCGCTGATCGTCACCGTCTGGAACCGCGTCACCTGA
- a CDS encoding protein-glutamate methylesterase/protein-glutamine glutaminase → MSGVPIRVLIVDDSVVIRRLISDVLKTDSEIEVVGTAVNGKNALDKLPSLKPDVMTLDVEMPVMDGLQTLVEVRKTYKKLPIIMFSTLTERGAGATLDALERGASDYVTKPANVGSVSESMEAVRSQLIPKIKSLTGRAPMPPRRPRPAFGGEPPRGVRTGAPAQPGGAATVEVGPATGKVDVVCIGISTGGPDALTQVVSALPGNFPVPIVVTQHMPPVFTQLFAQRLDAKAKVKVVEATNGEPLQPGKVYIAPGDYHMRFKKAASGAVVALDQGPQENYCRPAVDPMFRSIGEVYGGNVLAVIMTGMGQDGHRGAEPILRAGGRLLVQDEATSVVWGMPGAAVASGLPCDVMPLEKIADAIVNRTMTSGRGGAPSAMSRSPRP, encoded by the coding sequence ATGAGCGGAGTCCCTATTCGTGTGCTGATCGTCGATGACTCTGTCGTCATCCGGCGGCTCATCTCCGACGTGCTCAAGACCGACTCCGAGATCGAAGTGGTCGGTACGGCGGTCAACGGCAAGAACGCCCTCGACAAACTGCCCAGCCTCAAGCCGGACGTGATGACCCTCGACGTCGAAATGCCCGTCATGGACGGGCTGCAGACTCTCGTCGAGGTGCGCAAGACGTACAAGAAGTTGCCCATCATCATGTTCTCGACGCTGACCGAGCGCGGTGCGGGGGCAACTCTGGACGCGCTGGAGCGCGGCGCGAGTGACTACGTAACCAAGCCGGCGAACGTCGGTTCGGTCTCGGAGTCGATGGAGGCGGTACGTAGCCAGCTCATCCCCAAGATCAAGTCCCTCACCGGCCGAGCCCCGATGCCGCCGCGGCGGCCGCGGCCTGCCTTCGGTGGGGAACCGCCGCGCGGTGTACGTACCGGCGCGCCCGCTCAGCCTGGGGGTGCAGCCACGGTTGAGGTCGGCCCTGCCACCGGCAAGGTCGACGTGGTGTGTATCGGTATCTCCACGGGTGGGCCGGACGCGCTGACGCAGGTGGTCTCAGCGCTACCGGGCAACTTCCCGGTGCCGATCGTGGTCACCCAGCACATGCCGCCGGTGTTCACTCAGCTCTTCGCGCAGCGTCTGGACGCGAAAGCGAAGGTGAAGGTCGTGGAGGCCACCAATGGTGAGCCACTGCAGCCCGGCAAGGTGTACATCGCCCCCGGCGACTACCACATGCGATTCAAGAAGGCAGCTTCCGGCGCCGTGGTCGCCCTCGACCAAGGCCCGCAGGAGAACTACTGCCGTCCCGCGGTTGATCCGATGTTCCGTTCCATCGGTGAGGTCTACGGGGGCAACGTGTTGGCCGTCATCATGACCGGAATGGGTCAGGACGGGCACCGCGGTGCCGAACCAATTCTTCGAGCCGGGGGTCGCCTGCTTGTGCAGGACGAAGCGACCTCTGTGGTGTGGGGCATGCCCGGCGCCGCTGTAGCTTCCGGTTTGCCCTGCGACGTCATGCCTCTAGAGAAAATCGCCGACGCCATCGTCAATCGCACGATGACCTCTGGGCGGGGAGGCGCGCCTTCAGCCATGTCTAGGAGTCCTCGCCCATGA
- a CDS encoding chemotaxis protein CheA has protein sequence MEGMEEIVQEFLVESHENLDQLDQDLLALERDPGSRELLSSIFRTLHTIKGTSGFLALHTLEKVAHAGESLLSKLRDGEMTLNPTMATVLLEMVDAVRALLGHIEQDGNEGEETYSELTAKLHALLEGRSIADISVEAATSQAASSAAAAAGAAEQAADAASEAAQAAAEAESVVVAQHEAAAEHSGEQEHHSEQDDAVVAAAAAQGHSAETAELIAGVAAETAATVAAQTASTVAAATAEAFAESAAVAATMVGNPTGPTDGSSAGGEAHGSHGVDGMVSGGGSHVATVDPAKAAQQAADAQSTAAKAAKSSDNGDKKPRSVAESSIRVDVDLLDSLMNLVGELVLSRNQLVQRAAASEDQELQRSMHRLSLVASELQEGVMKTRMQPIENVWSKIPRVVRDLSNQMGRQIRVEMEGKETELDKTILEAIKDPLTHLVRNSCDHGIEPPDVRTANGKPAEGVLLMRAFHEGGQVNIEIIDDGAGINTERVKDKAVERGLMSREEADRLSERDAQHLIFRAGFSTAEKVSNVSGRGVGMDVVKTNIEKIGGVIDVSSVYGEGTTTRIKIPLTLAIIPALLVRGKNNMFAIPQVNLLELVRLDKEQAAERLETIQGTPVYRLRGQLLPLVDLRHHIGVEEAESDTTFIAVLRADQRQFGLVVDDIEDTEEIVVKPLGKQLRGIDLYAGATLMGDGRVALILDTNSLAAHAGMINDSGEAAKRAAEEAAKRASADATSLLVVKLSNGRRVALPLSVVERLEEFAMSRVETVGQNQVVQYRGVILPLLRLADDYGSYSEVDEAQPLQVVVCQHRGQLFGFVVAQVLDIVEDELAIRTHLDTGGNLGSAVVNEHVTELLNIDTALAGMLAPEAEQQFGDMTSYSGAYAAH, from the coding sequence ATGGAAGGCATGGAGGAGATCGTCCAGGAGTTCCTCGTGGAAAGCCACGAGAACCTGGATCAGCTCGACCAGGACCTGCTGGCCCTCGAGCGGGACCCAGGATCACGCGAGCTGCTTTCGAGCATCTTCCGTACCTTGCACACGATTAAAGGCACGAGTGGGTTTCTCGCGCTGCACACACTGGAGAAGGTCGCCCACGCGGGGGAGTCGCTGCTGTCGAAGCTGCGCGACGGGGAAATGACCCTCAACCCGACGATGGCGACCGTTCTGCTGGAGATGGTCGATGCGGTCCGAGCACTCTTGGGCCACATCGAGCAGGACGGGAACGAAGGCGAAGAGACCTACTCCGAACTCACCGCGAAACTGCACGCCCTGCTCGAAGGCCGCAGCATCGCCGACATCAGTGTCGAAGCCGCCACCTCGCAAGCGGCCAGCAGCGCCGCCGCTGCAGCCGGTGCGGCAGAGCAGGCCGCAGACGCAGCCTCCGAGGCTGCCCAAGCCGCAGCCGAAGCCGAGAGTGTCGTCGTCGCCCAGCACGAAGCCGCCGCCGAGCACAGCGGTGAGCAGGAGCACCACAGCGAGCAGGACGACGCGGTCGTTGCCGCCGCGGCCGCTCAAGGCCACAGCGCCGAGACCGCCGAACTGATCGCCGGTGTTGCGGCAGAGACCGCGGCGACGGTCGCGGCCCAGACCGCCTCCACGGTTGCAGCCGCCACCGCCGAGGCGTTCGCCGAATCCGCAGCGGTCGCAGCCACCATGGTCGGCAACCCCACCGGTCCCACCGACGGTTCCTCAGCCGGCGGCGAGGCCCACGGTTCGCACGGCGTCGACGGCATGGTGAGCGGCGGCGGTTCCCACGTGGCGACGGTTGACCCCGCCAAGGCTGCACAGCAGGCCGCCGACGCGCAGAGCACTGCCGCCAAAGCAGCCAAGAGCAGCGACAACGGTGACAAGAAGCCGCGCAGCGTTGCCGAATCCAGCATCCGGGTCGACGTCGACCTGCTCGACTCGCTGATGAACCTCGTCGGTGAGCTGGTCCTGTCGCGTAACCAGTTAGTGCAGCGCGCCGCCGCCAGCGAAGACCAAGAACTACAGCGTTCCATGCACCGGTTGTCCCTGGTCGCCAGCGAGCTGCAAGAGGGCGTCATGAAGACCCGCATGCAGCCCATCGAGAACGTGTGGAGCAAGATCCCGCGCGTCGTGCGGGACCTGTCCAACCAGATGGGTCGCCAGATCCGGGTCGAAATGGAAGGCAAGGAAACCGAGCTCGACAAGACCATCCTTGAAGCCATCAAGGACCCGCTGACCCACCTGGTGCGCAACTCTTGCGATCACGGCATCGAACCGCCGGACGTGCGCACCGCCAACGGCAAGCCCGCCGAAGGAGTGCTGCTCATGCGCGCCTTCCATGAGGGCGGTCAGGTAAACATCGAGATCATTGACGACGGCGCCGGCATCAACACCGAGCGGGTCAAGGACAAGGCCGTCGAGCGTGGGCTGATGAGCCGCGAGGAAGCCGACCGTCTCTCTGAGCGCGACGCTCAGCACCTCATCTTCCGTGCCGGTTTCTCGACCGCAGAGAAGGTCTCCAACGTCTCCGGGCGTGGCGTCGGCATGGACGTGGTGAAGACCAACATCGAGAAGATCGGCGGCGTCATCGACGTCAGTTCGGTCTACGGCGAAGGCACCACGACACGGATCAAGATCCCGCTGACGTTGGCGATCATCCCGGCGCTGCTCGTGCGCGGAAAGAACAACATGTTTGCGATCCCGCAGGTCAACCTGCTGGAGCTGGTCCGCCTGGACAAGGAGCAGGCCGCCGAACGTTTGGAGACCATCCAGGGCACCCCCGTGTACCGGCTGCGCGGACAGTTGCTGCCGCTGGTCGACCTGCGCCACCACATCGGGGTCGAAGAAGCCGAAAGCGACACCACCTTCATCGCGGTGCTGCGCGCCGACCAGCGGCAGTTCGGTCTGGTCGTGGACGACATCGAAGACACCGAAGAGATCGTCGTCAAACCACTGGGTAAGCAACTGCGGGGCATCGACCTGTACGCCGGGGCGACGCTCATGGGTGATGGCCGGGTCGCACTCATCTTGGACACGAACTCCCTGGCGGCCCACGCCGGCATGATCAACGACTCCGGCGAAGCGGCCAAGCGGGCAGCTGAAGAGGCAGCTAAACGCGCCTCGGCGGACGCCACCTCGCTGCTGGTGGTCAAGCTGTCCAACGGGCGACGGGTGGCGTTGCCGCTCAGCGTCGTTGAGCGTCTCGAAGAGTTCGCTATGTCGCGGGTGGAGACCGTCGGGCAGAACCAGGTTGTGCAGTACCGCGGCGTGATCCTGCCGCTGCTGCGGTTGGCCGATGACTACGGCAGCTACAGCGAGGTCGATGAAGCCCAGCCGTTGCAGGTCGTCGTGTGTCAACACCGCGGTCAGCTCTTCGGTTTCGTCGTGGCGCAAGTGCTGGACATCGTCGAGGACGAACTGGCCATCCGCACCCACCTGGACACCGGCGGCAACCTCGGCTCGGCAGTCGTGAACGAACACGTCACCGAACTGCTCAACATCGACACTGCTCTGGCCGGGATGCTCGCGCCGGAGGCTGAGCAACAGTTCGGCGACATGACCTCCTACAGCGGCGCCTACGCCGCCCACTGA
- a CDS encoding response regulator, with translation MKVVVADDSRAMRMIVIRTLRQAGFEADITECEDGAQGLTQVKAVSPDLVLSDWNMPNMTGIEFLQALRAEGNQVPFGFVTSEGSDAMRSQAEESGALFLIAKPFTADMFSEALTPLFG, from the coding sequence GTGAAGGTAGTAGTCGCCGACGACAGCCGCGCGATGCGCATGATCGTTATCCGCACGCTCCGTCAGGCCGGTTTCGAAGCCGACATCACCGAATGCGAAGACGGCGCGCAGGGCCTGACCCAGGTCAAGGCCGTCTCCCCCGACCTGGTCCTTTCGGACTGGAACATGCCGAACATGACCGGGATCGAGTTCCTGCAGGCGCTGCGCGCCGAGGGCAACCAGGTGCCGTTCGGGTTCGTCACCTCCGAAGGTTCGGACGCGATGCGCAGCCAGGCTGAGGAGTCCGGCGCGCTGTTCCTGATCGCGAAGCCGTTCACGGCGGACATGTTCTCTGAGGCGCTCACGCCGCTGTTCGGCTGA
- a CDS encoding chemotaxis protein CheW yields MATQYCTFKLGGHLFGVPVGTVQEVLREQTLTEVPLAPAVVSGLINLRGQIVITLDLREQMGLPRRADSAEATNVVVRTGADTVTSLLVDEIGDVLEPDLDLFEDPPDTVPARVRDLVVAVCKLERQLMLVLDTEKAVEIGAAA; encoded by the coding sequence ATGGCTACTCAGTACTGCACGTTCAAACTTGGTGGGCATTTGTTTGGTGTGCCGGTGGGGACGGTGCAGGAGGTGTTGCGTGAGCAGACGTTGACGGAGGTTCCGCTTGCTCCTGCTGTGGTTTCGGGGTTGATTAATCTGCGGGGTCAGATTGTGATCACGTTGGATTTGCGGGAGCAGATGGGATTGCCGCGGCGGGCTGATTCGGCTGAGGCTACGAATGTGGTGGTGCGTACCGGTGCGGATACCGTGACGAGTTTGTTGGTGGATGAGATCGGGGATGTGTTGGAGCCTGATCTTGATCTTTTTGAGGATCCGCCGGACACGGTTCCTGCTCGGGTGCGGGATCTGGTGGTGGCGGTGTGCAAGTTGGAGCGCCAATTGATGCTCGTCCTGGACACCGAAAAAGCGGTTGAAATCGGGGCGGCGGCATGA
- a CDS encoding DUF559 domain-containing protein, translating to MVTGTRTSAQRPAHGAADTAVFGALPQQPNPAGAQGASWGSGPTGEEDGTRRARRVVRTQARAASAEADAETGIAELRERCAAILTLAPLGSAISHESAAFLHGLWLPRPYLPGGPVHVTRPAGTSRLRRRGFIDHDSARGLRHYEDLYDIRIVSAADTWADLAGVCTLPDLVALADSVARRPEGIEPLLATLARRKFYGCRHTRVMERALQLVRTGSASYMESRARVLFLTEGLPEPELNADVPDKHGGWLANVDFLWRQARLIVEYQSETHHGDRTAREADERRRRLLEAAGYRVVLITASTVFERRYADELIDALRTTLDV from the coding sequence ATGGTCACCGGCACCCGCACCTCGGCGCAGCGTCCCGCGCACGGCGCAGCCGACACGGCAGTCTTCGGAGCTCTCCCGCAACAGCCGAACCCGGCGGGCGCGCAGGGGGCGTCATGGGGGAGCGGACCCACCGGTGAGGAGGATGGCACGCGCCGGGCAAGGCGGGTGGTGCGCACCCAGGCGCGCGCCGCTTCAGCGGAGGCCGACGCCGAAACCGGGATTGCCGAGCTGCGCGAACGCTGCGCCGCGATCCTCACCCTGGCGCCCCTCGGATCGGCGATCTCACACGAGAGCGCCGCGTTTTTGCACGGACTGTGGCTGCCGCGCCCCTACCTGCCAGGCGGCCCCGTGCATGTGACCCGCCCCGCCGGCACCTCCCGGTTGCGTCGCCGCGGCTTCATCGACCACGACAGCGCACGCGGCCTGCGCCACTACGAAGACCTGTACGACATCCGCATCGTTTCCGCCGCAGACACCTGGGCCGACCTCGCAGGAGTTTGCACCCTGCCGGATCTCGTCGCGCTCGCAGACAGTGTCGCCCGTCGCCCCGAAGGGATCGAGCCGCTGCTGGCGACGCTGGCGCGTCGCAAGTTTTACGGTTGCCGCCATACCCGGGTCATGGAAAGAGCGCTGCAGCTGGTGCGCACCGGAAGCGCCTCTTACATGGAGTCACGGGCGCGGGTGCTGTTCCTGACCGAGGGGCTGCCCGAGCCGGAGCTCAACGCCGACGTCCCTGACAAGCACGGCGGCTGGCTGGCGAACGTGGACTTCCTGTGGCGTCAGGCGCGACTCATCGTCGAATACCAGAGCGAGACCCACCACGGCGACCGCACGGCTCGGGAAGCCGATGAGCGCCGCCGACGACTCCTGGAGGCCGCCGGGTACCGCGTCGTGCTCATTACCGCCAGCACCGTGTTCGAACGGCGCTACGCAGACGAACTCATCGACGCCCTGCGCACCACTCTGGACGTGTGA
- a CDS encoding response regulator — protein sequence MRALVIDDSRAMRTILTRMMDTFGYEVEAVADGQQAIEAIQRGPQPDVCLVDWNMPVMNGLDFIIEVRKNRAWRDITLMMVTTEAEQANIVRALAAGAHEYVIKPFTPEVIEDKLAMLGLL from the coding sequence ATGCGTGCACTCGTGATTGACGACTCCCGCGCGATGCGCACCATCCTCACCCGGATGATGGACACCTTCGGCTATGAGGTGGAAGCTGTCGCCGACGGTCAGCAAGCGATCGAGGCGATCCAACGTGGACCGCAACCCGACGTGTGCCTGGTCGACTGGAACATGCCGGTGATGAACGGTCTCGATTTCATCATCGAGGTGCGCAAGAACCGCGCCTGGCGTGACATCACCTTGATGATGGTGACCACCGAAGCCGAGCAGGCGAACATCGTTCGCGCCCTGGCGGCCGGGGCGCACGAGTACGTCATCAAGCCGTTCACTCCCGAGGTCATCGAGGACAAGCTCGCCATGTTGGGGCTGCTCTGA
- a CDS encoding chemotaxis protein CheW, whose translation MATQYCTFKLGGHLFGVPVGTVQEVLREQTLTEVPLAPAVVSGLINLRGQIVITLDLREQMGLPRRADSAEATNVVVRTGADTVTSLLVDEIGDVLEPDLDLFEDPPDTVPARVRDLVVAVCKLERQLMLVLDTEKAVNVEVAA comes from the coding sequence ATGGCTACTCAGTACTGCACGTTCAAACTTGGTGGGCATTTGTTTGGTGTGCCGGTGGGGACGGTGCAGGAGGTGTTGCGTGAGCAGACGTTGACGGAGGTTCCGCTTGCTCCTGCTGTGGTTTCGGGGTTGATTAATCTGCGGGGTCAGATTGTGATCACGTTGGATTTGCGTGAGCAGATGGGATTGCCGCGGCGGGCTGATTCGGCTGAGGCTACGAATGTGGTGGTGCGTACCGGTGCGGATACTGTGACGAGTTTGTTGGTGGATGAGATCGGGGATGTGTTGGAGCCTGATCTTGATCTTTTTGAGGATCCGCCGGACACGGTTCCTGCTCGGGTGCGGGATCTGGTGGTGGCGGTGTGCAAGTTGGAGCGCCAATTGATGCTCGTTCTGGACACCGAAAAAGCCGTGAACGTTGAAGTGGCCGCTTAG
- a CDS encoding methyl-accepting chemotaxis protein → MRWWSALGVMTKILVVGLIGVIGALLVGGVAVWGLNRVDRAQQELSQMTSIEVAAGRLDKLMADVKGRQNEYALVAHQGDPKAAVAKDSAARGSYQDSMASAAAALQGFPQEGMSDTGRRLLNEIRSGVEDFEAVDVKIAALYAQGSKDSVQKADALVANDANTAYAAVSQTITKLNAAAEKRVTAAEHASETAQRNALIMMVLTGLVVAVIVFVLAMLIARRIVRSVTSVRESLTAMGHGDLTVPAEIISLDEIGQMATAAEETRSSMRLLLGEVGNASSGVAAASEELTATAGQLGANSQTAARELAEVNVSSGDMTQNVQTVAAGTEEMTASIREISKSANDAAGVAASAVAVADQTNATVAKLGESSIEIGNVIKTITSIAEQTNLLALNATIEAARAGEAGKGFAVVANEVKDLAQETSKATEDIGSRVEAIQADTQAAVAAISQISSIIAQINDTQATIASAVEEQTATTNEMGRNVQDAAGRASEISERVSVVTNGARDSAEASEATAQAANELSQRASELQGLVSRFNL, encoded by the coding sequence ATGCGGTGGTGGTCCGCGCTCGGGGTGATGACCAAAATCCTCGTGGTCGGCCTCATCGGAGTCATCGGTGCGCTCCTGGTCGGCGGCGTCGCGGTCTGGGGTCTGAACCGGGTGGACCGCGCTCAGCAGGAGCTGTCGCAGATGACGAGCATCGAGGTGGCAGCCGGTCGCTTGGACAAGCTCATGGCCGACGTCAAGGGTAGGCAGAACGAGTACGCGTTGGTTGCCCACCAGGGTGACCCGAAGGCCGCCGTGGCCAAGGACTCTGCCGCTCGGGGCAGCTACCAGGACTCCATGGCGTCCGCCGCGGCCGCGTTGCAGGGATTCCCCCAAGAGGGGATGTCTGACACCGGGCGCCGACTGCTGAACGAAATCCGCTCCGGCGTCGAGGACTTCGAAGCCGTGGATGTCAAAATCGCGGCGCTCTACGCCCAGGGCAGCAAGGACTCCGTTCAGAAGGCAGACGCCCTCGTCGCCAACGACGCCAATACCGCTTACGCGGCCGTCTCCCAGACGATCACCAAGCTGAACGCGGCTGCCGAGAAGCGCGTGACGGCCGCCGAACATGCCAGTGAAACCGCGCAGCGGAACGCACTGATCATGATGGTGCTGACCGGCCTGGTCGTCGCGGTGATCGTGTTCGTGCTGGCGATGCTCATCGCCCGCCGGATCGTGCGCTCCGTGACCTCGGTGCGCGAGTCCCTCACCGCCATGGGGCATGGTGATCTGACTGTGCCGGCCGAAATCATCTCCTTGGACGAGATCGGTCAGATGGCCACGGCCGCCGAAGAAACCCGATCCTCGATGCGTCTGCTGCTGGGGGAAGTCGGCAACGCCAGCTCCGGTGTGGCTGCCGCCTCTGAAGAGCTCACCGCGACCGCCGGCCAACTGGGTGCCAACTCCCAGACCGCGGCGCGAGAACTGGCTGAGGTGAATGTCTCCTCCGGGGATATGACCCAGAATGTGCAGACGGTTGCGGCTGGTACTGAGGAGATGACGGCTTCGATTCGGGAGATTTCGAAGTCGGCGAATGATGCTGCTGGGGTTGCTGCTTCGGCGGTGGCGGTGGCGGATCAGACGAATGCGACGGTGGCGAAGTTGGGTGAGTCCAGTATTGAGATCGGGAATGTCATCAAGACGATCACGAGTATTGCTGAGCAGACGAACCTGTTGGCGTTGAACGCCACGATCGAGGCTGCCCGTGCTGGTGAGGCTGGTAAGGGTTTCGCGGTGGTGGCGAATGAGGTGAAGGATTTGGCGCAGGAGACGAGTAAGGCCACGGAGGACATCGGTTCGCGGGTGGAGGCTATTCAGGCTGATACTCAGGCCGCTGTTGCTGCGATCAGTCAGATTTCTTCGATCATCGCTCAGATCAATGACACTCAGGCCACGATCGCTTCGGCGGTGGAGGAGCAGACGGCGACCACGAACGAGATGGGCCGCAACGTCCAAGACGCCGCCGGCCGCGCCAGCGAAATCTCCGAGCGCGTCTCGGTGGTGACCAATGGGGCCAGGGATTCCGCCGAGGCCTCCGAAGCCACCGCTCAGGCTGCCAACGAGTTGTCCCAGCGTGCCAGCGAACTGCAGGGCTTGGTGAGCCGGTTCAACCTCTGA